The DNA window CTGAAACAGGGCATGGTCGCGCAGCTTGAAGGGCAGCCCCGCATTGCCGCGCACGCCGCCGGCGCGCTCCGTCATGGTGATGCGGCGGACCTGCGCGGTGCCGGTCTTGCCCGCGATCATGACGCCGGGGATGGAGCTGCGCGCCGCGCCGCCCGTGCCCCCGCCGTTGACCACAGCGTTCATCGCGTCGCGGATGACGACCAGATGCTCCTCGCTGACGCCGACCGGCTGCGGCGCGGCATGGGGGGCGCCGAACAGGAAGTTGGGCATCAACTGCTTGCCGGTGGCGAGGCGCGCGGCCATCACCGCCATCTGGAGCGGGTTGATGAGCATATAACCCTGCCCGATGGTGGCGTTGACCGTGTCGTAGACCTGCCACTTCTGCTTGTATTTCCGCTCCTTCCACGCCGGGTCCGGCACGGTGCCGTAGCTCTGGCTGGGGAAAGGCAGGTCGAATTTCTGCCCCATGCCCACGCGCCGCGCCATGCTGGCGATGCGGTCCATGCCGATGCGCTGGGCCATCTGGTAGAAATAGATGTCGCAGCTCTGCGCGATTGCGCCGCGCATGTTGAGCGGGCCGTGGCCGCGCCGCTTATGGCAGTGGAACAAGGTGTTGCCGACACGGATCGCGCCGCCACAACTGACCGTCTCGGCCGGCGATATGCCCGCTTCCAGCAGCGCCAGCGCCACCATGGGTTTAACGGTCGATCCGGGCGGATAGAGACCCTGCAACGTCTTGTTACGCAGGGGGACGTGATCGTCCTTCGACAGCATCTCATATTCCAGATGGCTGATGCCGTCGGAAAAGCTGTTGGGGTCGAAGCTGGGCATCGACGCGAGCGCCAGCACGTCGCCGCTATGACAGTCGATCACCACCACCGATCCGCTTTGGGTGGCGAGGCGGCGGCCGGCAAATTCCTGCAGCCCCGCGTCGATGGTCAGCTTGATTGACCGGCCCGGCGAATCCGGCCGGGTGGTGAGTTCACGCATGATCTTGCCGCGCGCCGTCACCTCGACGCGCTTGGCTCCGGGTTTGCCCGTCAACGGGCGGTCGAACGTCTTTTCAAGCCCGTCCTTGCCAACCTTGAACCCCGGCGTGATGAGCAGGGGGTCGCGGCGCGCCTTGTAGTCTTCCGCCGTCGCCGCGCCGACATAGCCCAGCAGATGCCCGACCGCCGCCCCTGCGGGATAGTTGCGGGAAAAACCCTGACTGGGCGCAACGCCGGGCAAGTCGGGCAGGCGCACGCTGATCGCGGCATATTGGTCGTAACTCAGCTTGTCCGCCACCTGCACCGGGCGGAAACCGGCGGATTTCTCCAGCTCCTCGCGGATGCGGTCGACATCGTCCGTTTCCAGCTTCAGCAGTTGCGCGAGCTGCCTGATCGTCGCGTCGGCATCCACCAGCCGCTGCGGGATCAGGTCGACGCGAAAGTCGGTGCGGTTGTTGGCGAGCGGGCGTCCGTTGCGGTCGATGATCCAGCCCCGACGCGGCGGAATGAGCGTCAGGTTGACCCGGTTGCTTTCCGACAGAAGGCTGTATTTCTCATTCTCCGCCACGCTGATCCACGCCATGCGGCCGATCAGGGTCGCGCCGATCAGACCCTGAATGCCGCCGACCACCATCGCCCGGCGGCTGAAGGTCAGGGTCTGCGATGCTTCGGTGAGGGTCTTGCTCTTGAGGCCGGGAAACTTCATGCCATCACGCGCCAGCGGTCGACCCGCGCGCATTGCCGGACGACAAAGGGAAACAGCAATATCGTCCAGATCATCTGGGGGGCGATGAGGGCAAAGCGCACGGAACCTCCGCCAGCGATCCTTGCGAAGAACAGGCCGCCGGAAAGACAGAAGATAACCGCGAGCGTCGCGATAAGCCAGTCCTGCCGATAACCGCGCCACACCATGCGATGTTCGATGGCGTCGATGCCGATCAGGGTGACAGTCCACAGGAACATCGCCGATCCGATCGGCTGCCCGCTCAGCATATCGTCCATCAGGCCCAGCGGCACGCCGATCCACGCCCGCCACAGTTCCGGTCGCAGCAGCCGCCACGACAGCAGGATGAGCAGGCCGAAGGGCGGCATGACCGGCGACTGCGCGACGAGGGGCAGCGCCGTCAGCGCGCTGCCGATCAGGACGGTGAGGATGGGCGTCGCTTCCAGCCGGAAGCGCGACGGGTGCCGTCCGAGCCGTGGCACATGGTGCAGATGCGGGTCGATCATGGCGCGGGCGCGGCGCCGTTCGCGGCATTGTCCTGCGCGGCGACCGGCGTCGCGGCGGGGCCGGGAGGCGTCACCGCCTCCTCGAACACCCGTTCGACCACGACCGCGTCGACGCGCGCCGGATTGGCGAGCGGGACGCCATAGGCGATCTCGCCCTGTGCGCGCACGATGACCGCGACCGGAATATTTGGTTGATAGACGCCCCCGGTTCCCGAAGTCACCAGCAGATCGCCCGGCTTGAACGGGTTGCGCCCGGCCGTCAGCGCCCGGATCTCCAGCGATCCGTCGCCAAGGCCGGTCGAGATGGCGGGGATATTGTCGCTGGCGCGGCGGACGGGCACGATGTTGCTGGTGTCGGTCAGCAGCAGCACGTCGGAGCTGTTGGGCGTAACGCTGTGGACCCGCCCGATCAGTCCTTCCGGCGCGCGCACGGGCATGCCGGTGCGGACACCCTGCCAGCTTCCGGCGTTGAGGCGTGCGAGGCGGCGCGCGCTGGTGGCCGACGACGAAATGAGCCGGGCGGTCAAAAGCTCGCTATTGTCCTCATCCACCAGCTTCAGCAGCTTCTTGAGGCGGATATTTTCCTGCGCGATGGCCTTGGCTTCGATGATGCGGTTGCGGTCCGCCTCGACCTGACGGCGCAGCGTCACATTCTGCGATCCCGCGCGCCAATAGGCGGCCAGAACCTCGTCGATGGAGCTGACACCGCTCACCATGGACTTCATCGCGACGGAGGCGGGGCGCGTGACTTCCGCCGCCGCGATGCGCAGCGCGGAAAAGCCGGTAGGATCGAAGATCGCGACGACCACCAGCAACAGGCCCGCCGCCGCCCCCGCAACCGCCACCACATAGCTGGCGAACAGGCTATATTGCGCCCTGCGGTTGATGCCAGGGCGTCGGCTGGGTGGCCGCGCCATCGCTCAAAGCCCCTCCCGTCAGGCGGTCTGGAGAACGCCCCGGAAGATCGGATCTTCCATCGCGCGGCCGGTGCCGATCGCGACGCAGGTCAACGGATCTTCCGCGATGGTGACGGGCAGGCCGGTTTCGTCGCGCAGCTCGTCGTCCAGCCCCTTGAGCAGCGCGCCGCCGCCGGTCAGCACGATGCCCTGATCGACGATGTCGGCGGCCAGTTCGGGCGCAGTGTTTTCCAGCGCGATGCGCACGCCTTCGACGATGGTGCTGATCGGTTCGGCGAGTGCGTCCGCGATCTGGCCCTGATTGATCGAGATTTCCTTGGGCACACCGTTCACGAGGTCGCGGCCCTTGATATGGATCGTTTCGCCGACGCCGTCCTCGGGCGGCTGGGCGACGCCGAACTGCTTCTTGATCCGTTCGGCGGTGGCTTCGCCGATGAGCAGGTTGTGATGGCGGCGGACGAAGGAGACGATGGCCTCGTCCATCTTGTCGCCGCCCACGCGCACCGACGTGGTGTAGGCAAGGCCGCGCAGCGAGAGCACCGCGACTTCGGTCGTGCCGCCGCCGATGTCGACCACCATGGAACCGATGGGTTCGGTGACGGGCATGTCCGCGCCGATTGCGGCGGCCATAGGTTCCTCGATCAGGAAGACCTGGCTCGCGCCCGCGTTGCTGGCCGCGTCGCGGAGGGCGCGGCGTTCGACGCTGGTGGAGCCGGACGGCACGCAGATCACGATTTCGGGCGCGCGCCACGGGCTATGCTTGCCGCCATGCACCTTGGTGATGAAATGCTTGATCATCTGTTCGGCGACGTCGATGTCGGCGATCACGCCGTCGCGCAGGGGGCGGATGGCTTCGATGGAATCGGGCGTCTTGCCCATCATCAGCTTCGCGTCTTCACCCACGGCCTTCACCCGCTTGACGCCGTTCAGCGTCTCCACTGCGACGACCGACGGTTCGTTGAGAACGATACCGCGCCCGCGCACATAGACCACCGTGTTAGCGGTGCCGAGGTCGATGGCCATATCCTGCGAGGAGAATTTGAAGAGACGCGAAAAAATCGACATGCCTTATCCTGTTTCGCCCGCCGTCCCCTCGCGCGCGTGCCGGGGCGAGGCGGTATGCTGTTCGCTCGTCCGCTCTCCCGGTTCCTTGCCCCTTGCAGCGCAAAAAATATGAGGTTCGCGGCTCGCGGAAAGCGCTCGCTTGGGCTAGTCCCTAATCAATGTCAATACGCCGCCTGCCCGAACATCTGGTCAATCGTATCGCTGCCGGTGAAGTGGTCGAAAGACCCGCCAGCGCGCTCAAGGAAATCGTTGAAAATGCGCTCGATGCCGGGGCGACCCGTATAGCGGTGCGGCTGTCCGGCGGAGGGCTGGACCGCATCGAGGTGAGCGACGACGGATGCGGCATGGATTCGGCTGAAATGGCGCTCGCGCTGGAACGGCATGCCACGTCGAAGCTGCCGGACGACGCCATCGAAAATGTCGCGACGCTGGGCTTCCGGGGCGAGGCGCTGCCTTCCATCGCCAGCGTCGCGCGCCTTTCCATCGACAGCCGCCCGCGCGGCGGGGAGGGCTGGAACCGCACCGTCGACAACGGTCAGCTTGTGGCGGAAGGACCGGCGGCGCTGCCTCCCGGCACGCGTATCACGGTCGACCAACTGTTCGGCAAGGTGCCCGCCCGGCGTAAATTCCTGCGGTCGGCGAAGGCCGAATATGCCGCCTGTCTGGACGTGGTGCGGCGACTTGCGATGGCGCATCCTGCCGTTGCCTTCTCCGTCGAGCATGACGGGCGGCGCGTGCTGGGCGTGCAGGGCGGGGAAGCGCGGGAAGATCGCGTCGCCGCGCTCACCGACCGGCAATTGGCCGACAATCACGTCATCGTCAGCCTTGAGCGGGAAGGGGTGCGCCTGTCGGGCGTCGCATCGCTGCCGACCTACAACCGGGGCGTGGGCGATCATCAATATCTGTTCGTGAACGGGCGGCCCGTGCGCGACCGGCTGCTGATCGGTGCGGTGCGCGGAGCCTATGCCGACATGCTGGCGCGGGACCGGCATCCGGTGGTCGCGCTGTTCCTCGACGTGCCGCCCCATGAGGTCGACGTGAACGTCCATCCCGCGAAGACGGAGGTGCGCTTCCGCGATCCGGCGCTGATGCGCGGCATGATCGTATCGGGCGTCCGGCGCGCGCTCGACGCGGAAGGATTTCGCGCGGTGCAGATGGCGGACCCGGCAGCGCTGGCGGCATGGCGGCCCGAGCCGGTGTCGCCCACCCCCATCGGCGCGATGCCGATCTTCGACGCGGCGGCGCGGCCTGTCAGCTACAACCCGCTGTTTCAGGGCGTCGCGGATCATCGCCCGTCCTTCACTACTCCGCCGCCGCAGGCCCGCGCCGAAACCGCCACCGCGCCCGCGCCCGAAGGCGCCAGCTTCCCGCTGGGCGTCGCGCGCGGGCAGGTAGCGCGCACCTATATTGTGGCGGAAGCCGAGGACGGCCTCGTCATCGTGGATCAGCATGCCGCGCATGAGCGGCTGACGCTGGAGCGGATGCGGCGCGCGATGGAAGGGCAGGGCGTGGCAAGCCAGGCGCTGCTGCTGCCCGAAGTGGTGGAACTGGACGAACCGGCGTGCGACCGGCTGGAGGCGCGCATTGTCGAACTGCGCGATTTCGGGCTGGAACTGGAGCGGTTCGGGCCGTCCGCGATGCTGGTGCGCGCGGCGCCCGCGATGCTGGGCCAGTCGGACGTGCAGGGGCTGGTATCGGACCTTGCCGACGATCTTGCCGCCTATGATACGGCCCTGTCACTGAAGGAGCGGCTCGATCTCGTCGCCGCGACCATGGCCTGCCATGGATCGGTGCGGGCAGGACGGGTGCTGAGCGTCGCCGAAATGAACGCGCTGCTGCGCGAAATGGAAGTGACGCCGCGCTCCGGCCAGTGCAATCATGGCCGCCCGACATGGGTGAAGCTCGGCCATGGCGACATCGAAAAGCTGTTCGGAAGGAAATGACGATGATGGGTCCGCTTCTGATGCTGGCAGCAGCCGCCGCCGCGCCCGACTGCGCGGTCGCCCCCTTTCTGCCGGTGCCCTGGACGAGCTGGACGCAAAGCTGGACGGCGACCGCCGGAACCCAGCCGAACGGCGCGCCTTCGCTGCTGCTGGGCAAGCCCGTCACTGCGACGCTCAGTCCGGCGAATTATCTGCAGTTCGCCGCCGATCCGGGGAAGGACGGCCGGCAGGGCTTCGGCGGCATCTTCACCCTGTCGGTCAGGCAGGCGGCGCGGATCGGGATCGCGCTTTCGGGACCGGCGTGGGTCGATGTGGTGACTGGAACGGCGGTGCAGGCGTCGGTCGATCATGGTCATGGGCCGGACTGCTCGGGCATCCGCAAGATCGTCTGGTTCGACCTTCCCCCCGGCCGCCATGTGGTGCAGATCGCGGGATCGAAGACCCGCGAAATCCGCGTCATGGCCGCCGACGCTCAGGCCAACCAGTAACGCCGGATCAGGCGGGCCGGGTGCGCCACATCGCGATGGGGATCATCGTCAGCACCGGCTCGTCCTGCTGGTTGAAAAGTGTGACCTTGTTGCGGACGATGCCCATTTCCGGGCGGCTCTTCGACGCTTTCTTGTCGATCACCTCGTTGCGTCCGCGCAGCGTGTCGCCGGGGCGCACCGGGCGCAGCCAGCGCAGCTCATCGACGCCCATCGCGCCGAGGCTTGCCGCCTGACGGCCCGGCTCCTTCTGCATCGCGCGAACGAACATCTTCATGAACAGGGCGGTGGTATGCCAGCCACTGACGGAGATGGTGCCGAAATGGGTGGAGGCGGCGGCCTCGTCGGACAGGTGGAAGGGCTGCGGATCGAACTCTGCGGCGAAGGCGACGGCTTCCTCGCGCGTGACCGTGATCGGGCCGAAATCGAAACTGTCGCCGACCGTCAGGTCTTCGAAATAGATGATGTCGTCGGCCACGGCTGCATTCCTTCCTGTTGACGACGCACACCTAGGATCGGTTTCCGTTAACGTCAATGTCAGGCGACGTCGAGGGTCGCCTGACCGCGCGGCACCGTCAGCGTCGCGCGCGTGCTGATTGCGCCGCCGGGCGTGGACACCTGATCCATGACGCGTACTTTCGTGGTCCATGCATCGGGCGTCACTTCGCAGGTGAGATAGCCGCGCTGGTCGTTCAGGAATTTGAGCTGCGGATTGTTGCGGACCATGATGTCGCTGCCCGCGCGCAGGTCCGATCCGTCGCCGCC is part of the Sphingobium amiense genome and encodes:
- the mutL gene encoding DNA mismatch repair endonuclease MutL: MSIRRLPEHLVNRIAAGEVVERPASALKEIVENALDAGATRIAVRLSGGGLDRIEVSDDGCGMDSAEMALALERHATSKLPDDAIENVATLGFRGEALPSIASVARLSIDSRPRGGEGWNRTVDNGQLVAEGPAALPPGTRITVDQLFGKVPARRKFLRSAKAEYAACLDVVRRLAMAHPAVAFSVEHDGRRVLGVQGGEAREDRVAALTDRQLADNHVIVSLEREGVRLSGVASLPTYNRGVGDHQYLFVNGRPVRDRLLIGAVRGAYADMLARDRHPVVALFLDVPPHEVDVNVHPAKTEVRFRDPALMRGMIVSGVRRALDAEGFRAVQMADPAALAAWRPEPVSPTPIGAMPIFDAAARPVSYNPLFQGVADHRPSFTTPPPQARAETATAPAPEGASFPLGVARGQVARTYIVAEAEDGLVIVDQHAAHERLTLERMRRAMEGQGVASQALLLPEVVELDEPACDRLEARIVELRDFGLELERFGPSAMLVRAAPAMLGQSDVQGLVSDLADDLAAYDTALSLKERLDLVAATMACHGSVRAGRVLSVAEMNALLREMEVTPRSGQCNHGRPTWVKLGHGDIEKLFGRK
- a CDS encoding MaoC family dehydratase, translating into MDHESTRHGSGVHARRRNQHARDADGAARSGDPRRRLTLTLTETDPRCASSTGRNAAVADDIIYFEDLTVGDSFDFGPITVTREEAVAFAAEFDPQPFHLSDEAAASTHFGTISVSGWHTTALFMKMFVRAMQKEPGRQAASLGAMGVDELRWLRPVRPGDTLRGRNEVIDKKASKSRPEMGIVRNKVTLFNQQDEPVLTMIPIAMWRTRPA
- the mreD gene encoding rod shape-determining protein MreD, which codes for MIDPHLHHVPRLGRHPSRFRLEATPILTVLIGSALTALPLVAQSPVMPPFGLLILLSWRLLRPELWRAWIGVPLGLMDDMLSGQPIGSAMFLWTVTLIGIDAIEHRMVWRGYRQDWLIATLAVIFCLSGGLFFARIAGGGSVRFALIAPQMIWTILLFPFVVRQCARVDRWRVMA
- a CDS encoding rod shape-determining protein: MSIFSRLFKFSSQDMAIDLGTANTVVYVRGRGIVLNEPSVVAVETLNGVKRVKAVGEDAKLMMGKTPDSIEAIRPLRDGVIADIDVAEQMIKHFITKVHGGKHSPWRAPEIVICVPSGSTSVERRALRDAASNAGASQVFLIEEPMAAAIGADMPVTEPIGSMVVDIGGGTTEVAVLSLRGLAYTTSVRVGGDKMDEAIVSFVRRHHNLLIGEATAERIKKQFGVAQPPEDGVGETIHIKGRDLVNGVPKEISINQGQIADALAEPISTIVEGVRIALENTAPELAADIVDQGIVLTGGGALLKGLDDELRDETGLPVTIAEDPLTCVAIGTGRAMEDPIFRGVLQTA
- the mrdA gene encoding penicillin-binding protein 2 codes for the protein MKFPGLKSKTLTEASQTLTFSRRAMVVGGIQGLIGATLIGRMAWISVAENEKYSLLSESNRVNLTLIPPRRGWIIDRNGRPLANNRTDFRVDLIPQRLVDADATIRQLAQLLKLETDDVDRIREELEKSAGFRPVQVADKLSYDQYAAISVRLPDLPGVAPSQGFSRNYPAGAAVGHLLGYVGAATAEDYKARRDPLLITPGFKVGKDGLEKTFDRPLTGKPGAKRVEVTARGKIMRELTTRPDSPGRSIKLTIDAGLQEFAGRRLATQSGSVVVIDCHSGDVLALASMPSFDPNSFSDGISHLEYEMLSKDDHVPLRNKTLQGLYPPGSTVKPMVALALLEAGISPAETVSCGGAIRVGNTLFHCHKRRGHGPLNMRGAIAQSCDIYFYQMAQRIGMDRIASMARRVGMGQKFDLPFPSQSYGTVPDPAWKERKYKQKWQVYDTVNATIGQGYMLINPLQMAVMAARLATGKQLMPNFLFGAPHAAPQPVGVSEEHLVVIRDAMNAVVNGGGTGGAARSSIPGVMIAGKTGTAQVRRITMTERAGGVRGNAGLPFKLRDHALFQGFAPFDNPRYAIACIIEHGGHINRVEDAPMIASDTLSYLFDPAKAMEKLETLEKDWGGTPAERQAKQMAAFRLAKAIEKGEAPPPAAPEAANAAADASAAPASAPDPEASDLPAPPGSNATDAP
- the mreC gene encoding rod shape-determining protein MreC, whose protein sequence is MARPPSRRPGINRRAQYSLFASYVVAVAGAAAGLLLVVVAIFDPTGFSALRIAAAEVTRPASVAMKSMVSGVSSIDEVLAAYWRAGSQNVTLRRQVEADRNRIIEAKAIAQENIRLKKLLKLVDEDNSELLTARLISSSATSARRLARLNAGSWQGVRTGMPVRAPEGLIGRVHSVTPNSSDVLLLTDTSNIVPVRRASDNIPAISTGLGDGSLEIRALTAGRNPFKPGDLLVTSGTGGVYQPNIPVAVIVRAQGEIAYGVPLANPARVDAVVVERVFEEAVTPPGPAATPVAAQDNAANGAAPAP